Proteins found in one Candidatus Zixiibacteriota bacterium genomic segment:
- a CDS encoding CDP-alcohol phosphatidyltransferase family protein: MQVRAKDLTLLPNLMSLSRIVLIFIPAYLISTQRPELRIWALILVLVGILSDILDGVIARRFNMASDLGRILDPLADKICTGILVATLYLYADFPLWGVLLIVARDISVLLFSLMAIRKTAFILPSNMIGKFAALSWGLAIAIYIIDFSVLKTPILAIAVILLIASAVSYLRQFNSHLRRSGSL, from the coding sequence CTATCGCGGATTGTGTTGATATTCATTCCCGCATACTTGATCTCCACTCAGCGGCCCGAACTCCGCATCTGGGCGTTGATTCTGGTGCTTGTCGGAATATTGTCAGACATCCTCGACGGCGTCATCGCTCGCAGATTCAACATGGCATCAGATCTTGGCAGAATCCTCGATCCGCTCGCTGACAAAATATGCACCGGCATTCTTGTTGCGACGCTCTATCTGTATGCAGACTTCCCACTCTGGGGAGTTCTGTTGATCGTCGCGCGGGATATCTCGGTGCTATTGTTTTCACTGATGGCAATTCGCAAGACAGCTTTCATATTGCCCTCGAACATGATCGGCAAATTCGCAGCTTTGTCATGGGGACTCGCGATCGCAATTTATATCATTGATTTCTCTGTTCTCAAGACACCGATACTCGCAATCGCAGTCATCCTGCTGATAGCCTCTGCCGTAAGCTATTTAAGACAGTTCAACTCCCACCTGCGTAGGTCAGGATCCCTGTGA